The Spirosoma foliorum genome has a window encoding:
- a CDS encoding TIGR03643 family protein, with protein MKTNRLIPLLTETDLDRIVEMAWEDRTPFEAIQSQFGLSEQMVIELMRTQLKPSSWRRWRSRVQGRQTKHATLSAVDDARFKSNQQRIITHNKLAKR; from the coding sequence ATGAAAACAAACCGACTCATTCCCCTTTTAACAGAAACCGATCTAGACCGTATTGTTGAAATGGCTTGGGAAGACCGAACTCCATTTGAGGCTATCCAATCTCAATTTGGCTTATCGGAGCAAATGGTTATTGAACTGATGCGTACCCAGTTAAAGCCCTCTTCGTGGCGAAGGTGGCGCTCACGGGTACAGGGTCGACAAACCAAGCACGCCACTTTATCTGCGGTCGATGATGCACGCTTTAAATCAAACCAGCAGCGAATAATAACCCATAACAAGCTCGCAAAACGATAA
- a CDS encoding SusC/RagA family TonB-linked outer membrane protein, producing MRYFLRVTRKVLLNSILLFVCYQAPAQLLASTRIAAVSTQTVPTTTNLSLRDVLIQFKARYHVDILFEDRLVNQSVNSSIIETTATLEENLTKILYPHDLRFKKIREGVYVIVKSRKNQNAINQASPGGSEGIETLPTTPLNRTSLQAYNSPEMHVPAPADMPVQGKVIDEKGEGLPGVSIVVKGTQKGTTTDAEGIYKLDVPSSAAILIFSFVGYLPQEVTVGNRTVVDVTLKTDNKTLDEIVVVGYGTVKKKDLTGSVGVISSKEVKDLGVTRIEQGLAGRVAGVQVKAVSGEPGAAPQIRVRGIGSISAGAGPLYVVDGFPTDNIQTLNPNDIETLDILKDASATAIYGSRGSNGVVIINTKRGKSGKANITLDTYYGWQKVSKVPIMKNSLQQAQFYYDGMRNKNLDAGKDVTGPPTAWFTPVPAIIMDVIEGRNTTDENSLDKVLITAPQRQIQLAATGGSENIRYAVSGEYFNQDGIIINSGFKRYSLRTNIDAQLSKRLTLKLNFNPSYTDQRSLPSTGVSGGTASTLGIVASTLQIHNFRPLLDANGNYFNYAGLADMADIYNPLAVAQETITSQKGLRLLGNINLDYQIMDGLKFNVLIGGSLISGKGMYFRPQRIYFANELALGTDNASLITNWLTEYTLNYTKSFNKHSISALAGYTVQKERGESNLLSSNKFPNNLVPTLSAVGGLITNGTSSIYEWSLLSYLARVNYNYNSKYYVTTSIRTDGSSRFGTENKYGIFPSVALAWRISDEDFLKNIRALNELKLRTSYGETGNNNIGNYDQYGTITYENYGLGNSVATAIAPGRIGNPSLTWEKQTSINFGVDASFFNNRISASIDHFQSKNTDLLLNVNIPNNTGFSTALQNIGEVRNTGWEFVLSTVNVDRQIKWSTDFNLSTYRNKVVRLGPQGDPIYSGNNVTQIGQPIGMFYGWLTDGIFKTQAELDKGPFYNPTGSDRSHVGDIRFVDINGDGVITNADKTIMGSPYPDFYYGVTNRVSYKNISLSFTLQGSQGSQVYNTSRGGGNSGRARVRGYAFSNNYWKSEQDPGDGKTPRPNDTPTGGVRLPSQLFLDTGSYLRVNNISLAYVLPGTIVRKLGLNSLRIYANASNPFIFTKNTAFNPDVSTTDNPLTPGVEANDYPLPKSLLIGLNVGF from the coding sequence ATGAGATACTTTTTACGGGTAACTCGTAAAGTATTATTGAACAGTATATTGCTGTTTGTGTGCTATCAGGCACCTGCCCAATTATTAGCCAGCACAAGAATTGCGGCAGTGAGTACACAAACTGTACCCACGACAACGAATCTTTCCCTGCGCGACGTCCTGATTCAATTTAAAGCCCGTTATCATGTCGATATTTTATTCGAAGATCGGTTGGTCAATCAATCCGTGAATTCATCTATCATTGAAACAACGGCAACGCTGGAAGAGAATTTGACGAAAATCCTTTATCCGCACGACCTTCGCTTTAAAAAAATACGGGAAGGTGTCTACGTAATTGTGAAAAGCCGAAAGAATCAAAACGCGATTAATCAGGCTTCCCCAGGTGGCTCCGAAGGTATCGAGACCCTACCAACCACTCCACTAAATCGGACTTCTTTACAAGCCTACAATTCGCCTGAAATGCATGTGCCTGCACCAGCCGATATGCCGGTTCAGGGAAAAGTAATCGATGAAAAGGGCGAAGGGTTGCCCGGTGTAAGCATTGTGGTAAAAGGTACTCAGAAAGGAACAACCACCGATGCGGAGGGGATTTATAAACTGGATGTGCCTAGCTCAGCAGCTATCCTGATCTTTAGCTTTGTGGGGTATCTGCCTCAGGAAGTGACTGTTGGCAATCGAACCGTTGTGGACGTAACACTTAAAACAGATAATAAAACACTCGATGAGATTGTTGTTGTCGGATACGGAACTGTCAAGAAAAAGGATTTGACGGGGTCGGTGGGTGTTATAAGCAGCAAGGAAGTAAAAGATTTAGGCGTAACCCGTATTGAACAGGGGTTGGCCGGTCGGGTGGCGGGTGTTCAGGTGAAAGCCGTTTCGGGTGAACCTGGTGCTGCCCCACAAATTCGGGTTCGTGGTATCGGTAGTATTTCGGCAGGCGCTGGCCCGTTGTATGTTGTCGATGGCTTTCCAACCGATAACATACAGACCTTGAACCCAAATGATATAGAAACGCTGGACATTTTGAAAGATGCCTCCGCAACGGCTATCTATGGTTCGCGTGGCTCGAATGGGGTCGTTATTATCAATACCAAACGCGGTAAGTCGGGTAAAGCCAACATTACCCTGGACACATATTACGGCTGGCAGAAAGTATCCAAAGTGCCTATCATGAAGAATTCGCTCCAACAGGCTCAGTTCTACTATGATGGCATGCGGAATAAAAATCTGGATGCAGGTAAAGACGTGACCGGACCGCCAACAGCCTGGTTCACACCCGTTCCCGCTATTATCATGGATGTTATTGAAGGCCGGAACACGACCGATGAAAACTCACTGGATAAAGTATTGATTACCGCACCTCAGCGTCAGATTCAATTAGCAGCCACGGGAGGTTCCGAAAACATACGCTATGCCGTAAGTGGTGAGTATTTCAATCAGGATGGGATTATCATCAACAGTGGTTTCAAACGGTATTCGTTACGAACCAATATTGATGCCCAGCTTTCGAAACGACTAACGCTCAAACTGAATTTCAATCCGTCGTATACAGATCAGCGTTCGCTCCCTTCAACTGGTGTCAGTGGTGGTACGGCCAGTACGCTCGGTATCGTTGCGTCTACATTGCAGATTCATAATTTTCGGCCTTTATTAGATGCTAATGGCAACTACTTCAACTACGCGGGTTTAGCTGACATGGCTGACATTTATAATCCACTGGCCGTGGCGCAGGAAACCATTACTTCTCAGAAGGGCCTTCGTTTGCTGGGGAACATCAACCTCGACTATCAAATCATGGATGGTTTGAAATTCAACGTGTTGATAGGAGGAAGCCTTATAAGTGGAAAGGGCATGTATTTCAGACCGCAACGTATTTATTTTGCCAATGAACTGGCATTAGGTACTGACAATGCATCGCTGATTACTAACTGGCTCACCGAGTACACGCTGAATTACACCAAAAGCTTTAATAAACATTCTATTTCTGCCTTGGCGGGTTACACTGTTCAGAAAGAACGGGGCGAGTCCAACCTGTTGAGCAGCAATAAGTTTCCTAATAATTTAGTACCTACTTTGAGTGCAGTTGGTGGCCTGATCACGAATGGTACGTCAAGCATTTATGAGTGGTCGTTGCTGTCGTATCTGGCACGGGTTAATTACAATTACAATAGTAAATACTACGTAACTACCTCCATTCGTACCGATGGATCGTCTCGCTTTGGAACCGAAAATAAATATGGCATATTTCCTTCAGTAGCCCTGGCCTGGCGTATTTCGGACGAAGATTTCCTGAAAAATATACGTGCCCTCAACGAACTGAAACTTCGGACCAGCTACGGGGAGACCGGCAATAATAACATAGGCAATTACGACCAGTACGGAACCATTACCTATGAAAATTACGGTCTGGGTAATTCGGTTGCGACAGCTATTGCACCCGGACGCATCGGCAATCCGTCCTTAACCTGGGAGAAACAAACGTCCATAAACTTTGGGGTCGATGCCAGCTTCTTTAACAACAGAATCAGCGCGTCTATCGACCATTTCCAATCCAAGAATACGGATCTGTTGCTGAACGTAAATATTCCCAACAATACCGGTTTCAGTACGGCTTTACAGAACATTGGTGAAGTACGAAATACAGGTTGGGAATTTGTGCTAAGCACTGTAAATGTTGACCGGCAAATTAAATGGTCAACGGATTTCAACCTGTCGACCTATCGGAACAAAGTAGTGAGATTGGGGCCGCAGGGAGACCCTATTTATTCGGGCAACAACGTCACCCAGATTGGCCAGCCTATCGGGATGTTTTACGGCTGGTTGACCGATGGCATTTTCAAAACCCAGGCAGAGCTGGACAAGGGTCCGTTTTATAACCCAACCGGCAGTGATCGCTCTCACGTGGGCGACATTCGATTCGTGGATATCAACGGCGATGGCGTTATTACGAATGCGGATAAAACGATCATGGGTTCGCCCTATCCTGATTTTTATTATGGTGTAACGAACCGTGTCAGCTATAAAAATATAAGCCTGAGCTTTACGCTTCAGGGATCGCAGGGAAGCCAGGTTTACAATACATCGCGAGGAGGAGGCAATAGCGGCCGCGCCCGTGTAAGAGGCTATGCGTTCAGCAATAACTACTGGAAATCGGAGCAGGATCCCGGTGATGGAAAAACTCCCCGGCCCAACGATACACCTACGGGTGGCGTTCGGTTGCCTAGCCAGCTATTCCTGGATACAGGAAGCTACCTCAGAGTCAACAACATATCCCTAGCGTACGTGTTGCCCGGAACCATTGTGCGGAAACTTGGGCTCAACTCGCTTCGGATTTATGCAAATGCATCGAACCCATTTATTTTCACGAAAAACACAGCGTTTAACCCGGATGTCAGTACAACTGACAATCCGTTGACGCCCGGCGTAGAGGCTAACGATTATCCATTGCCCAAGAGCTTACTCATTGGTTTAAATGTGGGATTTTAA
- a CDS encoding RagB/SusD family nutrient uptake outer membrane protein yields the protein MKKIACLILFVSMLTMSCQKSFIELNPVSTVSVEAVYKTDKDFQDAVVGVYSMLRNQYQDFWIFGDLRADDSWHALGNDAFLISVDKFNMNSDAALMISTWRNYYSAINRANLILSKIEAADAAVVTNKDRHVGEAKFLRALAYFDLVRIYGDVPLNLKPTTIEEGYTKVREKVDKIYDEVIIKDLLEAEAKLPAKYTGVDVGRATKGAAKAILGRVYMTRKDFVKAEAKFQEVTTLGYSLLPNYKDLFDYTKDEHHSEYIFDIEYQDGNLGAGSGFSNKFLPKSANSLAETFYGIKGGAGEQNTPTLALFDSFDPSDPRRDVTVAKGYTDNNGVFQGFLQIATFTKKYLAITNSLNDSKANWKVIRYADVLLMYAEALNENGKIDVALTYLNQVRTRAKMPTFSGLTKDQLRTKIYDERIYELSMEGVRWFDLARTDRLASVMGPLGFKAFNALFPIPLVEIQIINNPSVLAQNPGYN from the coding sequence ATGAAAAAAATAGCCTGCCTTATCCTCTTCGTCTCCATGCTTACCATGTCATGCCAGAAGAGCTTTATTGAATTAAATCCGGTATCTACCGTAAGTGTTGAAGCTGTTTATAAAACGGATAAAGATTTTCAGGATGCGGTAGTTGGTGTATATAGTATGCTGCGTAACCAGTACCAGGATTTCTGGATATTCGGCGATCTGCGGGCCGATGATTCGTGGCACGCACTTGGGAATGACGCCTTTTTGATTTCGGTGGATAAATTCAATATGAATAGTGATGCCGCGTTAATGATCTCCACCTGGCGGAATTATTACAGTGCCATTAACCGTGCGAATCTTATTTTGTCGAAAATAGAAGCCGCCGATGCTGCCGTTGTTACGAATAAAGATCGTCATGTAGGTGAAGCCAAGTTTTTGCGGGCTTTGGCGTATTTCGATCTGGTGCGTATCTATGGTGATGTTCCCTTAAACCTCAAGCCGACAACTATTGAGGAAGGCTACACCAAAGTGCGGGAAAAGGTAGATAAGATTTATGATGAAGTCATTATCAAGGATTTACTGGAAGCCGAAGCAAAATTACCAGCAAAATATACAGGTGTAGATGTAGGCCGAGCCACGAAAGGAGCCGCTAAAGCGATTTTAGGTCGGGTATACATGACTCGGAAGGATTTTGTAAAAGCAGAAGCCAAGTTTCAGGAAGTGACGACCCTGGGCTATTCACTGCTTCCCAATTACAAAGACCTGTTCGATTATACCAAAGATGAACACCACAGTGAGTATATCTTCGATATTGAGTATCAGGATGGTAACCTCGGGGCGGGCAGTGGTTTCTCCAATAAGTTTTTGCCAAAATCAGCCAACTCTCTAGCGGAAACTTTCTACGGGATTAAAGGGGGAGCTGGTGAGCAAAATACGCCAACGCTCGCTTTGTTCGACTCGTTTGACCCAAGCGATCCAAGACGGGACGTCACGGTGGCTAAGGGTTATACGGATAACAACGGCGTTTTTCAGGGCTTTTTACAGATTGCGACATTCACCAAAAAGTACCTGGCTATCACCAATTCACTGAATGATAGTAAAGCAAACTGGAAGGTGATTCGCTATGCTGATGTCTTATTGATGTACGCCGAAGCGCTGAACGAAAATGGCAAAATAGATGTCGCGCTGACCTACTTAAATCAAGTGCGTACCCGAGCCAAGATGCCTACGTTCAGTGGCCTGACAAAAGATCAGCTACGTACCAAAATCTACGACGAACGGATATATGAGTTATCGATGGAAGGCGTGCGCTGGTTTGATCTGGCCCGTACAGATCGGCTGGCGAGTGTAATGGGGCCACTTGGCTTTAAGGCGTTTAATGCGCTTTTCCCAATTCCGCTGGTCGAAATACAAATAATCAATAACCCATCCGTATTGGCTCAAAATCCAGGGTATAATTGA
- a CDS encoding FAD-dependent monooxygenase, protein MPINKEKRILVVGASIAGPTLAFWLTQYGFLVTVVERAPALRLGGQNIDVNGPARKIVQKMGIEAAILAQNTTEVGLQIIGQDGEVAGEFPKEASLTGTRELEILRGDLVRILYDCSKKHVDYRFGDSITALEQHPDEVSVMFASGKTETFQLVIAADGVRSKTRKLMFGDEPQFKSLGLYIAYMTIPRQENDNDWWRWYTAVDRRVLMLRPDNKGTIRASVAFLEDNRATHEKRPTEEQKSVLKTKLAGAGWEADRIRQAIDGTDDLYFDEVGQIKAPRWSTGRVAMIGDAAYCPTPISGKGTTLALVGAYVLAGELSRHKRHEDAFAAYEKLMRPYVEEVQKLPPGTPRLVYPETKFGVSVLNRVAGIMASKPVQKMVGLFSSDPAEEENKGIDLPDYQ, encoded by the coding sequence ATGCCTATAAATAAAGAAAAAAGAATTCTTGTTGTTGGCGCCAGCATCGCTGGCCCTACGCTGGCGTTCTGGTTGACTCAATATGGTTTTCTCGTTACCGTTGTCGAACGGGCACCGGCCCTGCGCTTGGGTGGGCAGAACATCGACGTCAATGGGCCGGCCCGGAAGATAGTCCAAAAAATGGGCATCGAGGCTGCTATACTGGCCCAAAATACTACTGAAGTCGGTTTGCAGATTATTGGGCAGGATGGTGAGGTGGCCGGTGAGTTCCCCAAAGAGGCATCACTCACCGGAACCCGTGAACTAGAAATTCTGCGGGGCGACTTGGTTAGAATTCTGTATGATTGCTCGAAAAAGCACGTCGATTACCGCTTCGGCGATTCGATAACCGCCCTGGAGCAGCACCCCGACGAAGTATCCGTAATGTTCGCCAGCGGCAAAACCGAAACGTTTCAGCTGGTCATTGCAGCCGATGGGGTTCGGTCGAAGACCCGAAAGCTTATGTTTGGCGACGAACCCCAGTTCAAATCGCTGGGCCTCTACATCGCCTACATGACCATCCCCAGGCAGGAAAATGACAACGACTGGTGGCGCTGGTACACCGCCGTCGACCGCCGAGTGCTTATGCTCCGCCCCGACAATAAGGGTACTATCCGGGCGTCGGTGGCTTTTCTGGAAGACAACCGTGCAACCCACGAGAAACGCCCGACCGAAGAGCAGAAAAGCGTATTGAAGACCAAACTGGCCGGTGCGGGTTGGGAAGCCGACCGCATCCGTCAGGCCATCGACGGAACGGATGACCTGTATTTTGACGAAGTCGGGCAGATTAAAGCTCCGCGCTGGTCAACCGGGCGAGTGGCGATGATTGGTGACGCAGCGTATTGCCCCACGCCCATCAGTGGAAAAGGCACGACCCTGGCCCTCGTGGGAGCTTACGTTCTTGCCGGTGAACTGTCACGGCACAAGCGGCACGAGGACGCCTTTGCGGCCTATGAAAAGCTGATGCGCCCTTACGTAGAGGAGGTGCAGAAACTGCCGCCAGGCACCCCCAGACTGGTATACCCGGAAACGAAATTCGGCGTGTCGGTGCTTAATAGGGTGGCAGGGATTATGGCCAGCAAACCGGTTCAGAAGATGGTTGGTCTGTTTAGTTCTGACCCTGCTGAAGAAGAAAACAAAGGCATTGACCTGCCTGACTACCAGTAA
- a CDS encoding DUF4113 domain-containing protein, with protein MNVQTKRLTKLSQVTDTINRRHGRDKARLASTQYEPSWHHKLQFMSLAIRLGGKIFSK; from the coding sequence TTGAATGTCCAGACTAAGAGGCTAACCAAGTTATCGCAGGTCACGGATACTATAAACAGGAGGCATGGCCGGGATAAGGCGCGGTTAGCCAGTACACAGTATGAGCCAAGCTGGCATCACAAACTGCAGTTCATGTCCCTTGCTATACGACTCGGAGGAAAGATATTCTCTAAGTGA
- a CDS encoding transposase, producing MTARAAPEEFKKMAVELSVAKGSLKATVEELGITPQILTRWRSERIVAQGSPAVSRTQISQEQQEIARLKKELKQAELDRTAEATRHFKISKLH from the coding sequence ATGACCGCACGGGCGGCCCCGGAAGAATTCAAAAAGATGGCGGTGGAGCTATCAGTGGCAAAAGGATCGCTAAAAGCGACTGTTGAAGAGTTGGGAATAACCCCACAAATTCTGACCCGGTGGCGGAGTGAACGAATAGTTGCTCAAGGCTCCCCAGCCGTCAGCCGAACTCAGATAAGCCAGGAACAACAAGAAATAGCGCGGCTGAAAAAGGAACTCAAACAGGCTGAATTAGATCGAACCGCCGAAGCGACGCGACATTTTAAAATCAGTAAGCTGCATTAG
- a CDS encoding SDR family NAD(P)-dependent oxidoreductase — translation MNGKNMLIIGASSGIGYALAKQLQTQGVTLFTAGRQPPQGITSTHMSWDVTQVPATDALNQLPSVLHGLVYCPGTINLKPFHRLTIDDYRRDLNINVLGAVAAVHTAYLALKQAKGSSIVLFSTVAAKLGMGLHSSVSIAKSAVEGMTKSLAAEFAPVSIRVNAVAPSLTDTPLAQTLLSNGEKREAANKRHPLGRFGTPDDIASMAAYLLSDQASWITGQIIGVDGGMGSLK, via the coding sequence ATGAATGGAAAAAATATGCTCATTATTGGAGCCAGTTCGGGAATCGGTTACGCTCTTGCCAAACAACTCCAAACCCAGGGAGTAACTTTATTTACAGCGGGACGACAGCCACCTCAGGGAATTACCTCGACGCATATGAGTTGGGACGTCACCCAGGTACCTGCAACCGACGCGCTCAATCAACTTCCCAGTGTGCTGCATGGACTAGTATATTGTCCAGGCACCATCAATCTGAAACCATTCCATCGACTCACCATTGATGACTATCGTCGGGATCTAAACATCAATGTATTAGGCGCTGTGGCTGCTGTTCATACAGCCTATCTGGCGCTGAAACAGGCTAAAGGCAGCAGCATCGTGTTGTTCAGTACGGTGGCTGCTAAACTAGGAATGGGGCTGCATTCGTCTGTCTCCATCGCTAAGTCAGCGGTAGAAGGGATGACTAAATCACTGGCAGCCGAGTTTGCTCCTGTTTCTATTCGGGTCAACGCAGTAGCCCCCTCCCTTACCGATACCCCATTGGCGCAGACGCTGCTGAGCAACGGCGAAAAACGGGAGGCTGCCAACAAACGGCACCCGCTGGGCCGCTTCGGTACTCCCGACGACATTGCCAGTATGGCGGCTTATCTGCTCTCCGACCAGGCAAGCTGGATTACGGGGCAAATAATCGGGGTTGATGGGGGGATGGGAAGCTTGAAATAA
- a CDS encoding FecR family protein has translation MIAYRMEDIIIKNLLFDYFSGHSTPLQKKVIEAWLQDKANQEYYYQWLHEWELTHLQAPTSWQDAFARTKELVNQETPESQPFLSVSTNNSWWSSYTYKLVASIALITLLGATIFGLKDSIVYKTIQVGYGQTQQVKLTDGSLVTLNANSSIRFPRFGFGDGTRTVELTGEADFQVQHSPLHQRFVVVTPKGLQVTVLGTQFTVFARQRRSQITLRTGKVALQMSQTPKAPSIIMKPGDLVTMDNAGKLTRAHTANPEVQSAWKHQRFTLERTSLNEIASILQENYGFQVEIKDPELANRTATGSFRASNADEVLEMITELFDINLTRQDNKIVFKD, from the coding sequence ATGATTGCTTATCGTATGGAAGATATTATCATAAAAAATCTATTATTTGACTATTTCTCCGGTCATTCTACACCGCTTCAAAAGAAAGTAATTGAGGCCTGGTTACAGGATAAGGCTAATCAGGAGTACTATTATCAATGGCTGCATGAATGGGAGTTAACCCATTTACAGGCACCCACTTCCTGGCAGGATGCCTTCGCTCGAACAAAGGAACTGGTGAATCAGGAAACGCCCGAAAGTCAGCCGTTTTTATCGGTATCTACCAATAACAGTTGGTGGTCGAGTTATACGTATAAACTGGTGGCTTCTATTGCACTGATTACGCTACTCGGGGCCACCATTTTTGGCCTGAAGGACAGTATTGTTTATAAGACAATTCAGGTTGGGTACGGACAAACACAGCAGGTTAAGTTAACTGATGGATCGCTGGTTACGTTGAATGCGAATTCCTCGATCCGGTTTCCGCGTTTTGGTTTCGGCGATGGAACACGTACTGTTGAACTAACCGGCGAAGCTGACTTTCAGGTGCAGCATTCTCCTCTGCATCAGCGCTTTGTGGTTGTTACGCCTAAAGGCTTACAGGTGACCGTATTAGGCACCCAATTTACGGTTTTTGCCCGCCAGCGACGATCGCAGATTACCCTTCGTACAGGCAAAGTTGCCTTGCAAATGAGCCAGACACCCAAAGCGCCATCTATAATTATGAAACCTGGTGATCTGGTAACTATGGATAACGCAGGCAAATTAACCCGGGCCCATACGGCTAATCCGGAAGTCCAGTCGGCCTGGAAACACCAGCGGTTTACGTTAGAAAGAACCTCCCTAAACGAGATTGCCTCTATACTACAGGAAAATTACGGATTTCAGGTCGAGATAAAAGATCCTGAACTGGCCAATCGGACGGCCACAGGCTCTTTTCGCGCTAGTAACGCCGATGAGGTTCTTGAAATGATCACAGAACTATTCGATATAAACTTGACACGCCAGGATAATAAAATTGTTTTCAAAGACTAA
- a CDS encoding RNA polymerase sigma-70 factor yields the protein MRSIENQSISETSFNKGSFLRHDDRQSVVVDNEHLVRLAFAESTNKGFEALFRSYYQALYSHAIRFVYTKEKAEDIVCEVFHDFWKSNSFNSIEGTYRSYLYAAVRNRAYTYIRYELKEERSMTSSEFSEHMPGSESPQQLIEYDELFQRIEQSIHNLPPQCQRVFLLSRFEGKKNQEIATELGLALKTVEAHMARALSDLRKAVLVIGLLFLVS from the coding sequence ATGCGCTCAATAGAAAATCAATCTATTTCAGAGACTTCTTTCAACAAAGGGAGTTTTCTCAGACATGATGATAGACAATCAGTAGTTGTAGACAACGAACATCTGGTCAGATTAGCCTTTGCGGAGTCGACAAACAAAGGTTTTGAAGCCCTCTTTCGTAGCTATTATCAGGCTCTTTATAGCCATGCGATTCGCTTTGTCTATACAAAGGAGAAGGCTGAGGATATTGTCTGCGAGGTCTTTCATGATTTCTGGAAGAGCAACAGTTTTAATTCCATCGAAGGAACCTACCGTTCTTATTTATATGCGGCCGTTCGTAACCGAGCCTACACCTATATCCGATACGAACTCAAAGAGGAACGGAGTATGACTTCCTCTGAATTTTCAGAGCATATGCCCGGCTCTGAAAGCCCGCAGCAACTTATTGAGTATGATGAGCTATTTCAACGAATCGAGCAAAGTATTCATAACCTGCCTCCTCAATGTCAGCGCGTTTTTCTACTGAGTCGGTTTGAAGGAAAGAAGAACCAAGAAATCGCTACAGAACTCGGTCTGGCTCTGAAGACGGTAGAGGCTCATATGGCCCGTGCATTAAGCGATCTACGAAAGGCTGTTCTCGTGATAGGTCTTCTTTTTCTGGTTAGTTAA